The Populus trichocarpa isolate Nisqually-1 chromosome 18, P.trichocarpa_v4.1, whole genome shotgun sequence genomic interval GCCCTTCATAGAGAGCCCGTGAACGGCAAGAGCGCAAGCAAGCATGATCATACTCTGATCGAACAAACTCTCGCAGTCTTTGCAATTTGATCCTCCGTCTCCATTGCTGCCATGACCATGCAAGGGGGTATGCAAGAACAGAAAGTATACTGTAAATTGCACCTTCCCACCACTGATAAGCAGCTATACCATTAATCTCATCCACAAATGTATTGAATGCACCCTCATATCTGACAGGCCAAAATAAATAAGGTGAAAACATAGTTCTACAATGatcattgatatcaaaatcCCTGAAGTTTAGCCGAAGAGCAGGGTCAATTGAGCCATTCCAGTAAAAAACAGTGTGCAAATTAACTTACACAATCTCTTTTATTTGCTCAGGAGGAGTGTGGGGAAGATGACAAGGCTCACTGAAAGTATTACGACCCATAAAATACATTCTGTGCACATGACTCTGAGACTCCTCAGCTCTATTTGTCTCCAAGACCTGAAAAGTGATATGCAACTTGTCAATCTATACATTAGCTAGTGCAGCCCTCCTTTCAAACTcttacatatacatatacatacacaTACACATATATACAAGGATCAAGAGACGGGAGATATCCAAGGCCTTATCTGGGTTCTGAATACAACTTTTAAATGAACAGAAATTAACATTCTGAGCATGGAAAAACCTCATTCAATGACTCCAGGAAGGGAAAAGAATGATCTATCTGGGAACCATGTTGAGTGGGAGCTGGACCAGGTAATTCATCCACCCCAACAAATTTCATCCGAGCAACACTGAGCACCAGCGCTAAGAGGATTAGGAGACCCAAAAGAAGAAGTCCAAACAGCCATGGCCCACCAAAAGTGTAAATCAACTCTTCCAGGGCTGTATAACAATGTGGCATGTGAAATCTGTCTGAAACACATTTGTAAGGACATGGTGTTTCGGCAATACCACCTGGTAGAGAGAACAGAGTGAGGTTTTGCACTTGTTTAGGACTACAAACATAATGCATGAGCCTGCAAATGCATGGTGTCTTCCAGCATTGTGTGTGAGATGGGCGTGTGTACCCCTGCAAATCCTACCCTCCAAATAATTTGTCCATCTCAAGAAAATTCAACTTTACAAGATGCTGTTTGTTGCTTTGACATAGAATGTAAAAGGCACTAGCTTTCAAAACTGCACCCCTCCATTCGTGCTGTCTAATATCTCCTTTACATATAAAGGTGGATCGAAGAGGTCACAAAATTTCAGAGATCAAATTGTTAGGATGCAATTATACAAATTTCAGGCAGACAACCAAAGATTCCCAGCATGTGGTTTTACATCATGCAACATACTTGTGAACTCCAACTTTAAATACCTCGAACAGTTACATAAGCAGCACGATGAGGAATATCATCAGCAGGGCAAGGACGACAGAGAGCTCTATCGGATCCAGTTACATTCTTATATGTTCCAGCTGGGCATTCCTGAAGAAGtacaaaaaattgaaggataaacTGAAGACTGAAGAAAAGGTTATGTTGCAACTACAGCTTTATTGTAGTCAATAATTGTTTGGAACAGGATGTCTGCAACAATCGCCAAAAAGGATAATCACAACAGAACTCCCTAAGAACTAATACAATTTGCCATGATTCTTGTCCCTTATTTCTGATTAGATGATTGCAATGTACATTTCTGTGGTCCAAAAACTTAAGAGACAATTCAACTAATACAAGTTGCAAGATCGTTTTAGTATAGCACAAACTGAAGGAAAAGAAGCAAGAAATCAAACCATTTCCGAAATCAAACCATTTCCACTCTTGTCCCTCGTATGTTTTAGCATACATAGGTTGAAGTAGagggagaaaaaggaaaggaaccctctctcaattttttatccttttctcgCGATCACTATTTAAAATGCACTGTTTAACTTGCTAACACTTGAAAAATCCTTAAGCCATAAGTTTTACCCCTTAACAATTACTCCTGTTAAAATTACAACACTAACAAAATCaccttcaattttttatcatgaaataaatgcAACAGAAATTGAATACCACATTATTTTCTCAACTAAAATTGTATTGATGACAGCAGGATTGTAATTCCTAAGACCCATGCATATAATCTCAACATACACAAGCAATAATTAACTCAAGAAAAGACATAGATAATATCACAATGTCAAGAACTAAATACACTACCTCACAAAATATTCCATACAACCCCTTTGGGCAAGCTTTCCCCGACACTGTCCCGTTTTCCCCAGCATGACCCTCATCTCTTCCCAATCCTCCCCTGCAATGAAGAGTGAAAACCCAATCAGACCAAGAATGCGTGTCAGAGCTAACAGTTACAAACATTGGTGTTACAAGGCAGAGTATACATTCACAAATGATAAAGATGCAGAGGACAGAGTCAACAGttaacaataaaatcattgTAACAAGGCAGAATATACATTCACAAATGCTAAAGATGCAGAGGGCAGACTGCATTCAGTAGAGGCAGGATAAAGGATTTCGTCCCTCAAAGAACTTAATCCAAATGATAAATGTGTGCTTGTGGCGGGCTTAATGAAAGGTGAACATATATGCTATTTGTGATCTTTGGGAAGAGTCCAAAAAAGCATCAAGCAAAGATAATCTAATATTTGCTCACACAGAAATTCATATCTTCCATTTGGCCAATGCCTGAAATATAATATTAGGGAAGCATTAACAAGCAATGTGTTAGGATGAGGATTGTGCAAGCTTTCGTGCTAACGTGTTCAGCATACCAAGTGCCAAACAGAAGCTCTATCGGTCAGCCTTGCCTAATTTATGTGAGCGTGGATGTCCCACTATATCTTCAGATAATCAACGAACAATTTAGTCCCTTCCAAACTTGGCTGGTGTCTTTATGCTATGTAGCTGGCCGACAGCTTCATCCAATCAATTACCCAGTCAATCACCCGACATCTCATATCAAGTAGCTcatattaaatttcttattcataattattgtttatttgattattcAATTACCAAACTATTCAGCATATAGTCATTCTGTGATTTCAGACGCAACTTCTCTTTAACAGTGGTCTTTCCTTCAAAATTGGCTTCTAAACTTCATTAGAACTCATAAATAAATAGCTTCTGAGACTAAACAATACCATAAATTCTCAAATTATCTTTATTCCAGTGGACTCATAAAGACTTTAATATTAAGAACAAATTGATTTCAAACACCAGGAAAATCTAATAATCATGATATAGAATGAattaaatgatcaaaatattatcTGTGCAGATCTGATAATTTCTAACTAGGTTTTCCAATATTCcttggaaaaagaaaaccctGTGAATTGGAATTATATGGAACAACCAGATATGCATCGTTTAAATATATCAGTTTAAACAGATCAGATAAAATACGAACCAAGTGTGGATGCTTCCATTCACACGAGCAATGGGCTGGTACACGTCCCCAGTTGGAATGTCTGACCAATGGAAGTGAACCcttccaccaccacctccaccgcCCCCCTTCGGACTACCATATCCCCCAACACTTGAAAGAACAGCATACCCACCAAGATCTAGAGTATGCAAGAACAGAAGAATAGTTCCTCCAGAGCCACCGCCAGGACCTCCACCAGTACCATTCATGACAACCAGTTGATCTCTGGTGATTCCTTTAAAACTTTCACCATCAGCTCTGACTGAACCGTCAACAGACAAACTTGACAAGGGATGCTCCAATGAACCCATTACTGCCCAGACAGGTAGAACAAATGAACATAAGTGGATCAGTTCGCAGGTAAGTAACATATGAACACAAACACAACCAACTTCCTTGAAATGCAAAAGGGCAACTtaacaatgttaaaagatgCCAACCTGAAGGAATAGATATTGCTATTTTTAACATACCCATGAAAGAGGTAATCCAAATATCACTCTGCCAAGAAGGATAGACAGATCCCTTGCCATATTATGCAGAAGGTTTTCAAATGATacagataaaaagataattcGACATCATAAGAATGTCAAAACAAAGCTGAAAGTTATCAGCTGATAAATTGATCTAAAGTACAAACTTACCTATAATACCACCACCTGCAGTAGAACCAGCAGACATTTCCTCTCCGCTTCCACTACCAAGTTCACAAGGTAACTCTGCATTACCATATGAAACACCACCCTCAATACATCTATCGTTGTAACATGCAGACCCACCTTTACCACCATGGCCACCACCACTGCCAACACCATTGCTTAAAACATTACCTCTACCCACACCACCAGTGCAACCTGCATGATATGATGTCGTCAACTTCTGTCTAAATATGGTTCTTCAATGAGAACACCAACTTCTCTCATCTTTACTCAAACACAACAAACGAACTCGAAAAATCCTCCTACACTATTCAAAATTCAGCTTAAATCTGTGTGAGGGTATACATTGAATCTATTGGTGTCTGTCTAAGTGTGTGCAGGGGAAGGTGGAAAAGGAAGGGAGGGAGGAGAGTCTGTGTAAGCTGAAATAGGGTAGGATAATGTTCATAAAAGAATCTtgtacaaagaaaaagagagcaTACCCATGCCAGACGCACTTATTGTTCCAGAAGACGGAACATATATTGTTCTGGCCCGATGAAAATGAACAACAGATCCTTCTATAAGTCCTTCAACAGTAATATCCTCCACTCGGCATATctgaaataaatgaaagaagTAAGGTAACCTGGAATAAGTAAATTTCAAACCTTATAACATGCAACTTCTATTCAAGGATCACCTGAAGAGtaaaagaaagagatgagtTCACATTGCAATCTTCAGGGGGATGAAGTAGTTCAGAAGGGCACTCTTCAAGTTGGCAATGGAGCCGTGGTGTACTACAGAAGTAAAACCACAGATCTCAGTAAGCCCAAACATAAAGTGGAGAGattaaaaaaccaacaaaatatgGGACTTACATAGCATCACTTGTTGCATTCTCAACAGGACCACGCAAAACAGATCCAGGTGCAACCTAATGGAAAATTGGAAACACATAATTAGTCATCAATGGTAAGAATACAAACTTGTCACATGCATCAGCAAGGCTGGTAGACAAACATTGAAAGGTTTCGGGGACAAAATCATGCCACAACAACATTATCAGTGTAACAGaaataagaaacaaacaaaCTTTTCAACCTTTTTCCATAACCCTTACGAAAGAATCACTCCATCCCGTGGTCCTTCAGAAATATATTTGACAACAGAGGAATGTTTTAGGAAGATTGCAATAAATACATAGACACAAACTTTCCAAAGTTAATCCTAATCCACTTGAATATTTACATTGAAAGTTCATTTTAACATACGGTAAAGACTATGGGATATTATTGGaaactaaaacaattttattgacttctaaaaattgaaaaaaatattggacATCCAAAAAACCATGTACTATAGCCATGCCAGATGCACTTATTTGATATCTCATCCCAGCAGCCATGACTGCTAAAAACTAATGAAACAGTGGGTATACTTTTCAAGTACTGCAAATAAAACCAGAGCAGCAGGTAGTgcaaaaaataactacaaaacTGAGACAAGAGAACTTGAATGCATTAGAATCACTGTTTTTTCCCCAAAACAACAGGGGACAGACCACTATGTAACCACCAAGCAAAGTGAACTTTGTAAGCCATCAAGGTCAATACagttaattaaattacaaaacaCAGCTTACATGAATACTGTAAAATAGTGATAGAACCAAACGTTGAGCTTCGATCCAATTGCCTGGTCCTGACAAATTCAATAGACCTTGACCATGAACTCCCAGATTGGCATTAGAATGTATGACAGATGATTCCTGTTTTACAAAAAGGATCGGCATATCATTTGCAAACACAGCTTAAGTAATATGTAAAGGACACAATGAAAAAGTACCTTGAGAACAACTAGATTGCTAGCCTCAAGCAAAGAAGTCCCAACAGTTGCATCTTCACCCCCATCTATGAGCATTTGGGAATTCCACATTAAGAACATTTTTACACTCATGCGTAGAGCACCATATACCTGATGTGCAAAAAGCAAAGATCATGCACATCAAATTCATACGCGTACAAGCATGAATAAGAAACAGCATACAAATAACAACAGAATGCAAATCTAAACAATGCATGGGTAGAGAGTGGAATAGGCAGAAACTTCAAATTCTCATCTATCAAGtctatgaaaaaaatactacCACCAGACTAGGAGTGAAGATTTAAAGAAACCATAATTATGAAACAATAAGTATActataaataaaggaaaagacATCAAACAGTTATAATAATACTAGGGATGATTTCcaagttttagttttaatagGAGATTAACAAAAGCAATAATACCTCTAACATTACTCAGAGTATTATGTtggatataaaaattcaaaaggtaAAACTGCACCAATATGCAGGTGTTCCCGTGATAGACAAAATATATACATACAAGTGCATACAAAGACATAATTATACAAGGCAAGGGCCAACAAAAGGGTGATAGAATGATGGGTGAATTTCACAATAACCATGGACATGCTGAGAAGTTATGAAACTTCCAGGAGTGATGCAGTGACACACAAGCAATTTCAGTTTGCAAACAATTTAGTTTACAGAAACTTGAAAGCTATTCTTCTTGAGGCTCTACTACAATTTGTATCTTATTTGCAAAAACTAGTTACTTCAGGTTATAATGAAATTTTGGGTTACTAGGGAACTTTATGATTTAGAAGttattttatttccaatttAGTTTTGTTATACTAGGGTTCCTGAAGATCCAATACATACCCACAAGTTTTGCACAGATTTAATGATGCAATTAGAGATGAGAAGAATAAAATGAATCGAGACCAAGGATGTGTGTTTAATATTAATTGGGAGTTCAGTTTGAGAGACTTCATTCTATTACCTAATTACTATGGTCTATTAGAGTTTTTGGTGGAGCCTCAACATGAGAACCCATATTATGTAATGTGGAATAGAGGATTCTGA includes:
- the LOC7476632 gene encoding uncharacterized protein LOC7476632 isoform X3, producing MSTDTDTLLLEFPYQPLWTNVYVRNHGRATVPLFWSRVQVQGQISLLCSGVLSFGLAHYASSEFELLAEELLMSDSVIKVYGALRMSVKMFLMWNSQMLIDGGEDATVGTSLLEASNLVVLKESSVIHSNANLGVHGQGLLNLSGPGNWIEAQRLVLSLFYSIHVAPGSVLRGPVENATSDAITPRLHCQLEECPSELLHPPEDCNVNSSLSFTLQICRVEDITVEGLIEGSVVHFHRARTIYVPSSGTISASGMGCTGGVGRGNVLSNGVGSGGGHGGKGGSACYNDRCIEGGVSYGNAELPCELGSGSGEEMSAGSTAGGGIIVMGSLEHPLSSLSVDGSVRADGESFKGITRDQLVVMNGTGGGPGGGSGGTILLFLHTLDLGGYAVLSSVGGYGSPKGGGGGGGGRVHFHWSDIPTGDVYQPIARVNGSIHTWGGLGRDEGHAGENGTVSGKACPKGLYGIFCEECPAGTYKNVTGSDRALCRPCPADDIPHRAAYVTVRGGIAETPCPYKCVSDRFHMPHCYTALEELIYTFGGPWLFGLLLLGLLILLALVLSVARMKFVGVDELPGPAPTQHGSQIDHSFPFLESLNEVLETNRAEESQSHVHRMYFMGRNTFSEPCHLPHTPPEQIKEIVYEGAFNTFVDEINGIAAYQWWEGAIYSILSVLAYPLAWSWQQWRRRIKLQRLREFVRSEYDHACLRSCRSRALYEGLKVAATSDLMLVYLDFFLGGDEKRTDIPAHLHQRFPMSILFGGDGSYMAPFSIQSDNILTSLMSQMVPPTTWYRMAAGLNAQLRLVRRGRLRVTFRPVLRWLETHANPALRIHGIHVNLAWFQATTSGHCQYGLLVYAVEEESEHIFIEGVDGVKQVEEESRLLVSGVNNTHSENPSGHWREEMLVSQAHRSSYGGIIVTNSLRMLKEKRDLFYLISFIVHNTKPVGHQDLVGLVISMLLLGDFSLVLLTLLQLYSISLVDVFLVLFILPLGILMPFPAGINALFSHGPRRSAGLARIYALWNVTSLINVVVAFICGYIHYNSQSPSSKKFPFQPWNINMDESEWWIFPAGLVACKILQSQLVNWHIANLEIQDRSLYSNDFELFWQS